From a region of the Saccharomyces paradoxus chromosome IV, complete sequence genome:
- the PPM1 gene encoding leucine carboxy methyltransferase (Carboxyl methyltransferase~similar to YDR435C) — protein MERVIQQTDYDALSCKLAAISVGYLPSSVLQRLSVDLARKYTQWHRSYLLTLKKFSRRAFGKVDKAMRSSFPVMNYGTFLRTVGIDAAILDFLDANEKVQVVNLGCGSDLRMLPLLQMFPHLTYVDIDYNDSVELKNNILRESEILRTSLDLPVEDATTSPFLIDQKRYKLVACDLNDITETTRLLETCTKRDIPTVVISECLLCYIHQNESQLLINTILAKFAHGLWISYDPIGGSQPNDRFGSIMQSNLKESRNLEMPTLMTYNSKEKYALRWSAAPNVTVNDMWDIFNSQIPESERKRLRSLQFLDELEELKVMQTHYILMKAQW, from the coding sequence ATGGAGAGAGTTATACAGCAGACTGACTACGATGCGTTGTCGTGCAAATTAGCAGCTATATCAGTTGGATACCTTCCCTCAAGCGTCCTGCAGAGATTATCGGTAGATCTGGCCAGAAAGTATACACAATGGCATCGCAGCTACTTACTTACCCTCAAGAAATTCAGTAGACGAGCTTTCGGGAAAGTAGACAAGGCAATGCGATCTTCCTTCCCGGTGATGAACTATGGAACATTTTTGCGTACTGTGGGAATAGACGCAGCCATACTAGACTTTCTGGATGcgaatgaaaaagttcagGTAGTGAATTTGGGTTGCGGTTCGGATTTACGAATGCTACCCCTGTTACAAATGTTCCCTCATTTGACGTATGTGGACATTGACTACAACGACTCAGtggaattgaaaaataatattttgcGTGAGAGCGAGATTTTGCGTACCTCCCTTGATTTACCGGTGGAGGATGCGACAACATCACCCTTTTTAATAGATCAAAAGAGGTATAAACTTGTTGCATGTGATTTGAACGATATCACTGAAACCACTCGTTTGCTAGAAACATGCACCAAGCGTGACATACCTACTGTCGTAATATCTGAATGTCTTTTGTGCTACATACATCAAAATGAGTCTCAATTACTTATAAATACAATCTTGGCGAAGTTTGCACATGGACTATGGATATCGTACGATCCTATTGGTGGTTCTCAACCGAATGACCGGTTCGGCAGCATTATGCAGTCTAACTTAAAGGAATCAagaaatttggaaatgcCTACGTTGATGACGTATAattctaaagaaaaatacgcTTTGAGGTGGTCTGCGGCACCTAACGTTACCGTCAATGACATGTGGgatattttcaattcaCAAATTCCCGAatctgaaagaaaaagactcAGATCGTTACAGTTCTTGGATGAATTAGAGGAATTAAAAGTCATGCAAACTCATTACATCCTTATGAAGGCTCAATGGTGA
- the PPZ2 gene encoding salt homeostasis regulator (Serine/threonine protein phosphatase Z, isoform of Ppz1p~similar to YDR436W) yields MGNSGSKQHTKRSSKKDDHDGDRKKTLDLPPLTKSDTTHSLKSSRSLRSLRSKRSESSLASNVQAQTQPLSRRSSTLGNGNRNRRRSNNAPITPPNNYHLSSLPSSSRRLSSSSRRSSMGNNNNSELPPSMIQMEPKSPILKNSTSMHSTSSFNSYENALTDDDDDKEDDGGESPSMAKATRINTSSSADRSYKRTPLRRHNSLQPEKGITGFSSTSSKLRRRSDNTLPSSYPSNAESSGNGSDYFSNRSNSHVSSRKSSFGSTGNTAYSTPLHSPALEKMSSRDDDNGNNVNDRRSSPIPNLNIDKPSSSSSSASKREYLSAYPTLVHRDSSSSLSPRGKGQRSSSSSSCSQRIYVSPPSPTDDFVHGSCADGDDGSRTNTLVEMKRKKPIRPIDIDEIIQKLLDAGYAAKRTKNVCLKNSEIIQICHKARELFLAQPALLELSPSVKIVGDVHGQYADLLRLFTKCGFPPMANYLFLGDYVDRGKQSLETILLLLCYKIKYPENFFLLRGNHECANVTRVYGFYDECKRRCNIKIWKTFIDTFNTLPLAAIVTGKIFCVHGGLSPVLNSMDEIRHVSRPTDVPDFGLINDLLWSDPTDSSNEWEDNERGVSFCYNKVAINKFLNKFGFDLVCRAHMVVEDGYEFFNDRSLVTVFSAPNYCGEFDNWGAVMTVSEGLLCSFELLDPLDSAALKQVMKKGRQERKLANR; encoded by the coding sequence ATGGGTAATTCCGGTTCGAAACAACATACTAAGCGCAGTAGCAAGAAGGATGACCACGACGGTgatagaaagaaaacactAGATCTTCCACCACTGACAAAGTCGGATACCACACATTCGCTGAAATCGTCCAGGTCACTTAGGTCGCTGCGGTCGAAACGCTCAGAGTCGTCATTGGCATCCAATGTTCAGGCTCAAACCCAACCCCTCTCCCGCAGATCTTCCACTCTTGGAAACGGTAATCGCAACCGTAGGCGATCAAACAATGCTCCAATCACTCCTCCCAATAATTATCACCTAAGTTCACTGCCCAGCTCGTCAAGAAGGCTCTCTTCCTCTTCGAGAAGGTCGAGTATGGGGAATAATAACAATTCAGAGTTGCCCCCGTCAATGATTCAAATGGAGCCTAAATCGCCCATCTTGAAGAACAGCACAAGCATGCATTCCACTAGCTCTTTTAACTCTTACGAAAATGCGTTAactgatgatgacgacgatAAGGAGGATGACGGCGGCGAGAGCCCCTCAATGGCCAAAGCTACTCGCATCAACACTAGCTCCTCTGCAGATAGAAGCTACAAACGTACTCCTTTAAGACGTCACAACTCATTACAACCGGAAAAAGGTATAACAGGGTTTTCCTCGACCTCATCCAAATTGCGCAGAAGATCAGACAATACGTTACCATCAAGTTATCCTTCAAACGCGGAATCAAGTGGGAATGGCAGCGATTATTTCTCAAACAGATCAAACTCGCATGTATCATCCAGGAAATCATCATTCGGCTCCACCGGGAACACAGCTTATAGCACACCACTGCATTCACCTGCgttggaaaaaatgagCTCTAGGGACGACGATAACGGAAACAATGTAAATGACAGACGATCCTCACCTATCCCCAATCTGAACATAGACAAACCTTCGTCCTCGTCGTCATCAGCGTCAAAAAGGGAATATTTAAGTGCTTATCCGACGCTTGTTCACAGAGACTCATCGTCTTCACTTAGTCCGCGGGGCAAAGGACAACGgtcatcatcgtcttcCAGTTGCAGTCAAAGAATATATGTGTCGCCACCATCTCCCACAGACGATTTCGTACATGGGAGTTGTGCAGACGGTGACGATGGATCCAGAACTAATACCTTGgtggaaatgaaaaggaaaaaaccAATCCGTCCAATTGACATAGATGAAATTATCCAGAAATTATTAGATGCCGGTTATGCTGCAAAGAGGACCAAGAATGTttgcttgaaaaattctgagattattcaaatttgcCATAAGGCCCGTGAATTATTCCTTGCCCAACCCGCTCTCTTAGAATTGTCTCCCTCGGTAAAAATAGTAGGTGACGTTCATGGCCAATATGCAGATCTTTTGAGACTCTTTACCAAATGCGGCTTTCCTCCCATGGCAAATTACTTGTTTTTAGGCGATTATGTGGACCGCGGTAAGCAGTCCCTGGAGACTattttactattattatgcTATAAGATCAAATAtcctgaaaattttttccttttaagAGGCAATCATGAGTGTGCCAATGTAACAAGAGTCTACGGGTTTTATGATGAATGTAAACGACGCTGTAATATcaagatttggaaaaccTTCATCGATACTTTCAACACGCTACCATTAGCAGCCATCGTCACAGGGAAAATCTTTTGTGTTCACGGTGGACTATCACCTGTTCTAAATTCTATGGATGAAATTAGGCACGTTAGTAGACCTACCGATGTGCCGGACTTCGGGTTGATTAATGATCTCCTGTGGTCGGATCCTACAGATTCATCGAATGAATGGGAGGATAATGAGCGTGGTGTTAGCTTTTGTTATAATAAAGTGGCtattaataaatttttaaacaaaTTCGGGTTCGATTTAGTGTGCAGAGCCCATATGGTGGTAGAGGATGGttatgaattttttaatgacAGGAGCTTAGTTACAGTGTTTTCTGCTCCGAACTATTGTGGTGAATTCGATAACTGGGGTGCCGTTATGACGGTTAGTGAAGGCCTACTATGTTCTTTTGAATTACTAGATCCACTAGATAGTGCCGCTTTGAAACaagtgatgaagaagggTAGGCAAGAACGTAAATTAGCCAATCGTTGA
- the LRS4 gene encoding Lrs4p (Nucleolar protein that forms a complex with Csm1p~similar to YDR439W) yields the protein MTTLLQLLSNYYKAKLDSERIYNEYVQSQYEFASLDELNNNKGDAKKVVDETLFLQRQIAQLNKQLQLSFQENEKLLNVQKNQKALYQSKLSSKDALIDGLKIRLKVGQIPLDKHNRERTPPTGSDGQQHTLRAAHTSKPTIHLLSPIVNRDKPNNQTNNRGGNDPDSPTQRRSKGLRSLLSSGKNTIFDSISKNLDDEINENGPIRNDITSSKTAGKSPSVSLVLRKPSELRDERNDIVLKEHILRPKDDRDIMSSRKLDNIELSSIGDSTIVTSRSSTTHANDILGNEDDNHGITKLKRVNMLTSSPVRSDSTTKKKRKLARQRITTLPNSDEELSNNLNVDEYV from the coding sequence ATGACGACTTTATTACAGCTCTTGTCAAACTATTATAAGGCTAAATTGGATTCAGAACGAATATACAATGAATACGTTCAATCGCAGTATGAGTTTGCATCTTTAGACGAGTTGAATAACAATAAAGGTGATGCAAAGAAGGTGGTTGATGAGACATTATTTTTACAGAGACAAATTGCCCAACTGAATAAGCAGTTACAACTTTCATTTCAAGAGAATGAAAAACTATTAAACGTACAGAAGAATCAAAAAGCTTTATATCAAAGTAAGTTATCCAGTAAGGATGCACTCATTGATGGTTTGAAAATCAGATTGAAAGTTGGGCAGATACCTCTAGATAAACATAATAGGGAAAGGACACCCCCAACAGGCTCAGATGGACAACAGCACACGTTAAGAGCGGCACATACATCAAAACCTACAATTCATCTTCTTTCGCCAATTGTAAATCGTGATAAGCCTAACAATCAAACGAACAACCGGGGCGGTAATGATCCTGACTCACCTACACAAAGAAGATCAAAAGGGTTGAGATCTTTATTGAGCTCGGGTAAAAATACAATATTTGATTCAATATCCAAAAATCTCGACGACGAGATTAATGAAAATGGGCCCATTAGAAATGATATCACATCTTCCAAGACAGCTGGTAAATCACCATCAGTATCATTAGTGCTTCGAAAACCCTCAGAACTACGTGACGAAAGGAACGATATAGTGTTAAAAGAACACATACTGCGTCCAAAAGATGATCGGGATATTATGTCATCCAGAAAACTGGATAACATCGAGCTATCAAGTATCGGCGACTCTACAATAGTGACATCAAGAAGCTCTACTACCCATGCAAACGACATCTTAGGAAATGAAGACGACAATCATGGAATCACAAAGCTGAAAAGAGTTAACATGTTGACCAGCTCTCCAGTCAGAAGTGACTCtactacaaaaaaaaaaaggaaactcGCAAGGCAACGAATCACCACTTTACCCAATTCAGATGAAGAATTGAGTAATAATTTAAATGTTGATGAGTACGTGTGA
- the GPI17 gene encoding GPI-anchor transamidase GPI17 (Transmembrane protein~similar to YDR434W), whose protein sequence is MSNANLRKWVGFCFVAIYLFVGVPLWYKLTTVYRASLPINYIESLQNNKFQDIHLVIPVYVKSDTYRFPDVHDAIQVQVNHLLNTQEQQVPWSLQVLPYNETIEQMEGEGNQFHVVTLKLDEFIGYSSAYDTKETLVYYDDAAVLSNDLPFFIAQTLVEHTFQLEWTHLNKTYEGVSTNNVAISYDPNIHLSITLLSGDGNPVAWEIERTLTDYFSPFRKFLSPLVNFTVDSSIVYHNDLNLHSLNGSCASVTWFDLSHTIDLSELSSMTYYPEDSALNLAIVFPSASSSPDGLAFINGTRISDDLTTLDWNSYLVPQWGVIIINKMPLKPNSVISEDYLEPMMYRFATDIFQLLGLAEGSQDLLSPYITIDSFKRLTILQNLDKAIETLWSLVKLTQQFQGMSIPREVSDNVVEALDLRLQIIDLLNDPGKGGDIVWNNALHLSNELVKLCEKAFFNGEMVQQNFFPQEHMIAVYLPLLGPISAVMFFGFYNVMKEKVLKTEKNGTEREVAKEKLELKETQKLHAIDGEDEL, encoded by the coding sequence ATGTCCAATGCAAATCTAAGAAAATGGGTTGGTTTTTGCTTTGTTGCCATTTATCTCTTCGTAGGTGTTCCACTGTGGTACAAGCTAACCACAGTATATAGGGCATCATTACCAATAAATTACATTGAGTCACTTCAAAATAACAAATTCCAAGATATCCATCTCGTTATACCGGTGTATGTCAAGTCGGATACTTACAGGTTTCCTGACGTTCATGACGCTATCCAAGTTCAGGTTAATCATTTATTAAATACGCAAGAGCAGCAGGTCCCATGGTCTCTACAAGTTCTTCCATATAACGAAACTATTGAGCAGATGGAAGGTGAAGGCAACCAGTTCCATGTCGTTACTTTGAAGTTAGATGAATTCATCGGTTACTCATCTGCTTATGATACCAAAGAAACATTAGTATATTATGACGACGCAGCCGTTTTAAGTAATGATCTGCCATTTTTCATTGCACAAACTTTGGTAGAACACACTTTCCAATTGGAATGGACGCACTTGAATAAAACGTATGAAGGCGTTTCTACAAACAATGTTGCCATATCTTATGATCCAAACATTCATTTAAGTATAACTTTATTGTCGGGAGACGGGAATCCTGTCGCATGGGAAATCGAGCGTACATTGACTGATTACTTTTCACCCTTTAGGAAGTTCTTATCACCACTGGTAAATTTTACGGTAGATTCATCAATTGTTTACCACAATGATTTGAATTTACATTCGTTAAATGGATCATGTGCAAGTGTTACGTGGTTTGACCTCTCTCATACTATTGATCTTTCTGAACTTTCTTCGATGACTTATTACCCAGAGGATTCTGCCCTGAATTTAGCCATAGTTTTTCCTAGTGCTTCGTCGAGTCCTGATGGACTGGCATTCATTAATGGCACTCGAATTTCTGACGACTTAACGACGTTAGATTGGAATAGTTATCTGGTTCCGCAATGGGGGgttataataataaataaaatgcCATTGAAACCAAACTCTGTCATCAGCGAAGATTATTTAGAACCTATGATGTACCGTTTTGCGACAGATATTTTCCAACTATTGGGATTGGCAGAGGGCTCGCAAGATTTATTATCTCCTTACATCACTATAGATTCATTCAAAAGGTTGACAATTTTACAGAATCTAGATAAAGCTATTGAAACGTTGTGGTCGTTAGTGAAACTTACCCAGCAATTTCAGGGTATGTCTATCCCACGTGAAGTATCCGATAATGTTGTCGAAGCTTTAGACCTAAGGCTGCAAATTATTGATTTATTAAATGATCCTGGAAAGGGCGGAGATATCGTCTGGAACAATGCTTTACATTTAAGTAATGAATTGGTTAAATTATGCGAAAAggctttttttaatggaGAAATGGTTCAACAAAATTTCTTCCCACAAGAGCATATGATTGCTGTGTATTTGCCGTTATTAGGCCCAATATCAGCGGTTATGTTTTTTGGCTTCTATAACGtgatgaaagaaaaagttttaaaaactgaaaagaatGGAACCGAGAGAGAAGTTGCtaaggaaaaattggagCTGAAAGAGACTCAAAAATTACATGCTATTGATGGTGAAGATGAACTATGA
- the THI74 gene encoding Thi74p (Mitochondrial transporter repressible by thiamine~similar to YDR438W): MNRVGIDVDHMVGILLLAVVVVFWVGASCLTNELFETNAYNKPFFLTYLNISLFALYLAPDLWRIIQLRRKSLHERTDRTLPIQTQESFSELLPLINSGSSNSSNSSSLVDMRVKDTMRLSVLFCVLWFVANLAANSALSYTTVASSTILSSTSSFFTLFLATSLGIETFSMKKLLGLFVSLFGIILIVMQSSKQQDSVSASSFLVGNTLALLGSFGYSVYTTLLKYEISSKGLQLDIQMFLGYVGIFTFLLFWPVLIILDITHLETFELPSDPRIFFLVMLNCIIIFVSDFFWCKALILTSPLVVTIGLTFTIPLAMFADFVWQNASFTPWYIVGVFFIFISFLLVNHRGESAVEKRCTTVEKEPILDP, encoded by the coding sequence ATGAATCGCGTTGGTATAGACGTAGACCACATGGTAGGGATACTGCTATTAGCTGTAGTGGTGGTGTTTTGGGTTGGCGCTTCGTGTTTAACCAATGAATTGTTCGAGACAAATGCGTACAATAAACCTTTCTTCCTTACTTACCTAAATATATCGTTGTTTGCTCTTTATTTGGCGCCAGATTTATGGAGGATAATCCAGTTGAGAAGGAAGTCCTTGCACGAACGGACAGATCGTACATTACCTATTCAGACGCAAGAATCTTTTTCAGAGCTCTTACCTTTGATAAATTCCGGTTCttctaattcttctaattcttcttcgttaGTGGACATGAGAGTGAAAGATACAATGAGATTGAGCGTACTATTTTGTGTCTTGTGGTTCGTGGCAAATTTGGCGGCTAACTCTGCTTTGTCGTATACCACAGTAGCTTCATCAACAATTCTTTCTTCGAcgtcttcattttttactttatttCTTGCTACTAGTCTGGGAATAGAAACTTTTtcgatgaaaaaattgctgGGGTTATTTGTGTCTTTGTTTGGGATTATCTTGATTGTGATGCAATCCTCGAAGCAACAGGATTCTGTGAGtgcttcttcctttttggtAGGTAACACTTTAGCACTGTTAGGGTCATTCGGTTACAGTGTTTATACCACTCTTTTGAAATATGAAATATCATCTAAAGGCCTCCAGCTAGACATTCAGATGTTCCTAGGTTATGTTGGTATCTTCACGTTTCTGTTATTTTGGCCGgttttaataattttggATATAACACATTTGGAAACTTTTGAGCTACCAAGTGACCCccgcattttttttctggtcATGTTGAATTGCATCATTATCTTTGTcagtgattttttttggtgtaAAGCCCTCATTTTGACATCTCCTTTGGTGGTTACCATTGGTTTAACATTTACTATCCCGTTAGCTATGTTTGCTGATTTTGTATGGCAAAACGCATCTTTTACACCTTGGTATATCGTTGgcgttttcttcatttttatctcATTCTTACTAGTTAACCATCGGGGAGAATCTGCGGTTGAAAAGAGGTGTACTACCGTTGAAAAAGAACCCATCTTAGATCCCTGA
- the GPI19 gene encoding phosphatidylinositol N-acetylglucosaminyltransferase GPI19 (Subunit of GPI-GlcNAc transferase involved in synthesis of GlcNAc-PI~similar to YDR437W), translated as MYTKEYYWFSQYMIITSTLVLTIIWSILPSSLGEAAPKQFIDTILDIFPQRRWIVTLESIMLMGMLCTYTGLLMYNEDTLTPPLDSLSTVTDAGGQLVIEDDPDVFLKKWAFKETSGIYDLPLMDACQLLYLYDNEDTNT; from the coding sequence ATGTATACAAAAGAGTACTACTGGTTTTCACaatatatgataataaCAAGCACTTTGGTGCTCACCATAATATGGTCAATCTTACCATCGTCGCTGGGTGAGGCTGCACCAAAGCAGTTTATTGACACGATATTAGATATTTTCCCACAGAGAAGATGGATTGTAACCTTGGAGAGCATTATGTTAATGGGTATGCTGTGTACATACACTGGCCTTTTGATGTACAATGAAGACACCTTAACGCCACCGCTAGATTCTCTATCCACAGTAACGGATGCCGGTGGTCAACTTGTAATAGAGGACGACCCCGACGTGTTCCTCAAGAAATGGGCATTTAAGGAAACTAGCGGTATTTATGATCTTCCCCTGATGGATGCCTGCCAACTTCTTTACCTATACGATAACGAAGATACCAACACATAG